The Pusillibacter faecalis genome has a window encoding:
- a CDS encoding GDSL-type esterase/lipase family protein yields MKILCFGDSNTYGYDPRSYFGEQYPAKHRWVDLLARKLDCKAVNAGENGREIPRREGELQCFDLMLSNQKPLDFLLVMLCSNDLLQGNSVEAVAQRMEAFLTRIPLENSQIVLIGPPRIRPGAWITDNRLLEDCVRLNTAYQLLTEKLGVRFVDATNWDIEVTFDGVHYSEKGHQTFAKNLYLALK; encoded by the coding sequence ATGAAAATTCTTTGTTTCGGAGACTCCAATACCTACGGATATGACCCGCGTTCCTACTTTGGCGAGCAGTATCCCGCCAAACACCGCTGGGTGGATCTGTTGGCCCGGAAGCTGGACTGCAAGGCTGTCAATGCAGGGGAAAACGGGCGGGAAATTCCCAGACGGGAAGGGGAGCTGCAGTGCTTCGATCTGATGCTCTCCAATCAGAAACCATTAGATTTTCTCCTTGTTATGCTGTGCAGTAATGACCTGCTGCAGGGAAACTCGGTGGAGGCTGTGGCGCAGCGGATGGAAGCCTTTTTGACGAGGATTCCGTTGGAAAATTCGCAGATCGTTCTGATCGGGCCGCCACGGATACGACCGGGTGCATGGATCACGGATAATCGGCTTCTGGAGGACTGCGTGCGGCTCAATACCGCTTACCAGCTATTGACTGAAAAGTTGGGTGTTCGATTCGTAGATGCCACCAACTGGGACATTGAAGTAACCTTTGACGGTGTCCACTATTCGGAAAAAGGACACCAGACCTTTGCAAAAAACCTGTATCTTGCACTGAAATAA
- a CDS encoding GHKL domain-containing protein: protein MSLRGMLEDVFTVKTTLACPAFSATFDVQELQRIFDNLISNVQKYAAPDKPVLLAISAENGQLNIRQENAVRKLDASSEGYQIGLKSIRRIAQNYGGRVEVRQDDAMFMISIILSEI from the coding sequence ATGAGTTTGAGGGGCATGCTGGAGGACGTTTTCACTGTAAAGACCACCCTCGCTTGTCCCGCGTTCTCCGCCACCTTTGATGTGCAGGAGCTGCAGCGTATCTTTGACAATCTGATTTCCAACGTACAGAAATACGCAGCGCCGGACAAGCCGGTACTGCTGGCCATTTCTGCGGAAAACGGGCAGCTCAACATTCGACAGGAAAATGCCGTCCGCAAGCTGGATGCATCGTCAGAAGGGTATCAGATCGGGCTTAAGAGTATCCGGCGCATCGCTCAAAACTATGGTGGGCGCGTCGAAGTCCGGCAGGACGATGCTATGTTTATGATCAGCATCATACTTTCAGAGATTTGA
- a CDS encoding histidine kinase dimerization/phospho-acceptor domain-containing protein, with product MVPVEGNNELTQLAKSVNYLSQTQREVKQREQALSAEKEQFIRGLSHDIRTPLTSIMAYSELLAGEKAVAPEEQEKYLHLIHTKAG from the coding sequence GTGGTTCCGGTGGAGGGAAACAACGAACTGACCCAGCTCGCCAAATCGGTAAACTATCTCTCCCAGACGCAGCGGGAGGTCAAACAGCGAGAGCAGGCACTTTCCGCCGAAAAGGAGCAGTTTATCCGCGGCCTGTCACACGATATTCGCACCCCGCTTACATCCATCATGGCGTACTCCGAGCTGCTTGCCGGAGAAAAGGCGGTTGCTCCGGAGGAACAGGAGAAATATTTGCACCTGATCCACACTAAGGCGGGGTAA
- a CDS encoding CPBP family intramembrane glutamic endopeptidase — protein MQKFYKKHELWFTLSWIIFYVGAVSFADELSRTIGTEKLVTLPLLLAMCAVLLIWMNRNNLFSTFGLCKGSVPSSKVLWYIPLAALISSNLWFGLRWNLSVHETLLYIGSMIYVGFVEEVIFRGLLFNAMCKDGLKSAVIVSSLTFGIGHIVNLFNGSGAQLASNLCQVGYTIAIGFLFVVLFLKTGSLIPCIVTHSAVNSMSVFANEGSITVTQEIFSAIAIAVIALAYAVYLLKKLPE, from the coding sequence ATGCAGAAGTTTTACAAAAAACATGAACTCTGGTTTACGTTAAGCTGGATCATCTTTTATGTGGGGGCCGTCAGCTTTGCAGACGAACTGTCCAGAACCATCGGAACTGAGAAGCTCGTTACACTGCCTCTGCTGCTGGCTATGTGCGCAGTGCTGCTGATCTGGATGAATCGTAACAACCTCTTTTCGACCTTTGGCCTGTGTAAAGGGAGTGTTCCCTCTTCCAAAGTGCTCTGGTACATCCCGCTGGCAGCGTTGATCTCCAGCAATCTGTGGTTTGGCCTTCGGTGGAATCTGTCCGTACATGAAACTCTGCTCTACATCGGCAGCATGATCTACGTGGGTTTCGTGGAAGAAGTGATCTTCCGGGGACTTCTGTTCAATGCCATGTGCAAGGACGGTCTGAAATCCGCTGTGATCGTGTCCAGCCTCACCTTTGGCATCGGCCACATTGTCAATCTGTTCAACGGCAGCGGCGCGCAGCTGGCATCCAACCTCTGTCAGGTGGGCTATACTATAGCAATTGGCTTCCTGTTTGTCGTTCTGTTCCTGAAAACCGGCAGTCTGATCCCCTGTATCGTGACCCACAGCGCGGTCAACTCCATGAGCGTCTTTGCCAACGAAGGAAGTATTACCGTGACGCAGGAGATCTTCAGCGCCATCGCCATTGCGGTGATCGCCCTCGCCTATGCCGTCTACCTCCTGAAAAAGCTGCCTGAATAA
- a CDS encoding MATE family efflux transporter, with amino-acid sequence MAKNKAPIQLSDHFDYLTLIRFTIPSVLMMVISSVYSIVDGLFVFNFAGSDGFAAVNLMMPIAMMISCVGFMAGAGGSALVSKTMGEQQSEKARDQFSLIVYLIIAFSLVVGVAVFLFVPQIAKTMGAEGAIYDNCVIYGRILIAALPAFMLQILFQNFLVVAEKPQMGMVIAISSGVTNIVLDALFVAVFKWGVTGAAAATVLGQVIGGLVPFLYFAMKKNHLLWFTKTAFDFETVKRTCINGFSAFINNAALSVVSIVFNLRLMALMGSDGVVAYGVVMYVTYIVSGVFTGYATGIAPVFSYNLGADNTEEIKGLFKKSLVSIAASAVVLVGFVMIFARVLASIFVSYDAGLMELTTGAIRLYNISFLICGFSIFAASFFAALNNVWYPAFCL; translated from the coding sequence ATGGCCAAAAACAAAGCACCAATTCAATTATCTGACCATTTTGATTATCTGACGCTGATCCGCTTCACGATTCCGTCGGTGCTGATGATGGTCATCTCTTCTGTCTATAGTATCGTAGACGGTTTGTTTGTTTTCAACTTTGCCGGCAGTGACGGTTTTGCAGCGGTGAATCTGATGATGCCCATTGCCATGATGATCAGTTGTGTAGGGTTTATGGCCGGTGCCGGTGGCAGTGCGTTGGTTTCCAAGACCATGGGCGAACAGCAGAGCGAAAAAGCAAGAGACCAATTCTCTCTGATCGTCTACCTGATCATTGCTTTTTCTCTGGTGGTTGGTGTTGCTGTATTCCTCTTTGTTCCGCAAATCGCTAAAACGATGGGCGCTGAAGGCGCGATCTACGATAACTGTGTCATCTATGGTCGTATTCTGATCGCGGCACTGCCTGCTTTTATGCTTCAAATCCTGTTCCAGAACTTCCTCGTTGTGGCAGAAAAGCCGCAAATGGGTATGGTGATCGCCATTTCCTCCGGTGTCACCAACATCGTGTTGGATGCCCTATTTGTGGCAGTTTTCAAGTGGGGCGTTACCGGAGCCGCCGCGGCCACTGTGCTCGGTCAGGTCATCGGTGGTCTGGTTCCTTTTCTCTACTTTGCAATGAAGAAAAACCATCTGTTGTGGTTTACCAAAACAGCATTTGATTTTGAAACCGTCAAACGTACCTGTATCAACGGGTTTTCGGCCTTTATCAATAATGCCGCGTTGTCTGTCGTCAGCATCGTGTTCAATTTGCGGCTAATGGCGTTGATGGGTTCCGACGGCGTGGTAGCATATGGCGTTGTTATGTATGTGACATACATTGTATCCGGTGTATTTACCGGATACGCGACTGGTATTGCTCCGGTGTTCAGCTATAATCTTGGTGCAGATAACACCGAAGAAATTAAGGGACTATTCAAAAAGAGCCTTGTCTCCATTGCTGCCTCTGCCGTTGTGCTGGTAGGCTTCGTCATGATTTTTGCCAGAGTTCTGGCGTCCATTTTCGTCAGCTATGATGCAGGACTGATGGAACTGACCACAGGTGCCATTCGACTTTACAATATTTCTTTCCTGATCTGCGGCTTCAGCATTTTCGCCGCGTCTTTCTTCGCTGCATTGAACAATGTTTGGTATCCAGCATTCTGTCTTTGA
- a CDS encoding MarR family winged helix-turn-helix transcriptional regulator gives MSNNTRNYILTYNQLLKECDTIYHTAAVNSGLSDCAFWILYTVQDTEHIYTQSEICDNSSLPRQTVNSALKKLEKDGYLTLQRIEGKISKSIHLTKQGQAFVQKYIVPVMGAEERACELFSDEEKELFLKIFRTLVDRLNEEISNVIPEET, from the coding sequence ATGAGTAACAACACTCGAAATTATATTTTGACATATAACCAGCTGTTGAAGGAATGCGATACGATCTATCATACGGCGGCGGTAAATTCCGGCCTTTCAGATTGTGCATTCTGGATCCTCTATACAGTTCAGGACACGGAGCACATCTATACGCAGAGTGAGATTTGCGATAACTCCTCCCTGCCAAGGCAGACCGTAAACTCGGCTCTGAAAAAGCTGGAAAAGGACGGTTATCTGACCCTTCAGCGCATTGAGGGCAAAATCAGCAAGTCCATTCATCTGACGAAGCAGGGACAGGCCTTTGTACAGAAATATATTGTTCCTGTTATGGGCGCGGAGGAACGGGCCTGCGAACTGTTCTCTGACGAGGAAAAGGAGTTGTTTCTGAAGATTTTCCGCACTCTTGTAGACCGTCTGAATGAGGAGATCTCAAATGTGATCCCGGAGGAAACCTGA
- a CDS encoding response regulator transcription factor — MKDGKKLIAIADDEKEIHDVLTLLLSGEGYAVQAAEDGQELMNQISADIDLYILDVNMPRLSGIMAAAEIRKQYDTPIIFLTAYSSESDKVMGFSVGADDYIVKPFSNVELLMRVRAILRRNAAPAASVPQMNRIAIQDVILDLDSQAVIKGEETTIALTYTEFKILELLASNKKKIYSLENIYSSIWDDNAVGDSAIMVHIKNIRKKLGDNSRTPTYIKTAWGRWYYID; from the coding sequence ATGAAAGACGGAAAAAAACTGATCGCAATCGCAGATGACGAAAAGGAGATCCACGATGTTTTGACCCTGCTTCTGAGTGGAGAAGGGTATGCCGTACAGGCGGCAGAGGACGGGCAGGAGCTCATGAACCAAATCTCGGCGGATATTGACCTCTATATTCTCGATGTGAATATGCCCCGGCTTTCCGGTATCATGGCGGCTGCTGAGATCCGGAAGCAATATGATACCCCCATCATTTTCCTGACTGCCTATTCCAGCGAGTCGGATAAGGTCATGGGCTTTTCCGTGGGCGCGGATGACTACATCGTAAAGCCCTTTTCCAATGTGGAGCTGTTGATGCGGGTGCGTGCCATCCTGCGCCGAAATGCCGCCCCTGCGGCATCGGTGCCCCAAATGAACCGAATCGCCATTCAGGATGTGATTCTGGATCTGGACAGTCAGGCTGTCATCAAAGGCGAAGAAACAACCATTGCGCTGACCTACACGGAGTTCAAGATTCTGGAGTTATTGGCCTCCAACAAAAAGAAGATCTACTCTTTGGAAAACATCTACAGCAGCATTTGGGATGATAATGCCGTAGGCGACAGCGCCATCATGGTACATATCAAAAACATCCGTAAAAAACTGGGTGACAATTCCCGAACCCCCACCTATATCAAGACTGCCTGGGGAAGGTGGTACTACATTGACTAA
- a CDS encoding peptide deformylase: protein MIWPIMKDIIFLAQKSVPAVNCEEDLQVARDLLETLEAHKEGCVGMAANMIGVSKRIIAFDNEGTYMVMFNPEIVKSSDRYEAEEGCLSLTGIRKTKRWKSIKVQYQNEQFQTRFKTFTGWTAQIIQHEIDHCNGIII, encoded by the coding sequence ATGATCTGGCCCATTATGAAAGATATCATTTTCCTTGCGCAGAAGTCCGTCCCCGCGGTGAACTGTGAGGAGGATCTTCAGGTTGCCCGTGACCTTCTGGAGACGCTGGAGGCCCACAAGGAGGGCTGTGTTGGCATGGCCGCTAACATGATCGGCGTTTCCAAGCGGATCATCGCCTTTGATAACGAAGGGACCTACATGGTGATGTTCAATCCGGAGATCGTGAAGAGTTCCGACCGCTACGAAGCGGAGGAGGGCTGCCTGTCCCTCACCGGAATCCGGAAAACCAAACGCTGGAAGTCCATTAAAGTCCAGTACCAGAATGAGCAGTTCCAGACCCGATTTAAGACCTTTACCGGCTGGACGGCCCAGATCATCCAGCACGAGATCGACCACTGCAACGGCATCATCATTTAA
- a CDS encoding (deoxy)nucleoside triphosphate pyrophosphohydrolase: MTEVVAALIWDENRFLACQRPANKARGLLWEFVGGKVEPGETKEQALIRECQEELAVTVAVQDVFMDVTHVYPDLTVHLTLFNTFIAEGTPQKIEHNDLRWITVEEIDEYEFCPADEEILRRLKEV, from the coding sequence ATGACAGAAGTAGTCGCCGCCCTGATTTGGGATGAAAACCGTTTTCTGGCCTGCCAGCGCCCTGCGAACAAAGCCCGTGGACTCCTGTGGGAGTTTGTGGGTGGCAAAGTGGAGCCGGGAGAAACGAAAGAGCAGGCCCTGATCCGGGAGTGTCAGGAGGAACTGGCCGTCACGGTAGCCGTTCAGGACGTGTTCATGGACGTAACCCATGTTTACCCCGATCTGACTGTCCATCTGACCCTGTTCAACACCTTCATTGCGGAGGGAACTCCCCAGAAAATCGAACACAACGATCTTCGCTGGATCACGGTGGAGGAGATCGATGAATATGAATTCTGTCCCGCTGATGAAGAGATTTTAAGGAGGCTGAAGGAAGTATGA
- a CDS encoding DUF6933 domain-containing protein, translated as MMKLGLTWPLQRLLKVAVPYGDTIHRGLCWDAHCITLHGRSSLLLVHCESRYTCVRYDLSPMDWKRLEEIVYEEIRLGLLDAGIPEEQVSAYMEEAGDIQLTRTHGRREVAFLNRAWEDVLSADLLVDQSSNRQPLLNHAVNDRLCRCAGANGIDTAHAHLRRYFHERERTT; from the coding sequence ATGATGAAGCTTGGATTGACATGGCCTCTCCAGCGGCTGCTGAAGGTGGCCGTTCCTTACGGAGACACCATCCACCGCGGCTTATGCTGGGATGCCCACTGCATCACCCTCCACGGCCGCAGCAGCTTGCTGCTGGTTCACTGTGAGAGCCGGTACACCTGCGTGCGCTATGACCTGTCTCCCATGGACTGGAAGCGTCTGGAGGAAATCGTATACGAGGAAATCCGTTTAGGTCTGCTGGATGCCGGGATTCCGGAGGAACAGGTGTCAGCCTATATGGAGGAAGCAGGGGACATCCAACTGACCCGCACCCACGGCAGGAGAGAGGTAGCCTTTCTCAACCGGGCATGGGAGGATGTACTGTCCGCCGACCTGTTGGTGGATCAAAGCAGCAACCGCCAGCCCTTGCTGAACCACGCCGTCAATGACCGTCTGTGCCGCTGCGCCGGAGCGAATGGCATTGATACGGCGCACGCCCATTTGAGGCGATATTTTCACGAAAGAGAGCGAACAACATGA
- a CDS encoding GNAT family N-acetyltransferase, with protein sequence MNLTFRPCTMSDLETLRDFSRTNFYETFAHLNTPENMEAYLNEAFDTEKLRGELSNPASFFYFLYADDILAGYLKVNEVPAQSDLQDERSLELERIYISKNVQGAGLGQYLMDQAVRFAVQREKEYLWLGVWEKNEKALGFYRKNGFYEIGTHTFVMGDDAQTDYIMRKDLNA encoded by the coding sequence ATGAATTTGACCTTTCGCCCTTGTACCATGAGCGATCTGGAGACGCTCCGGGATTTTTCCCGCACCAACTTCTACGAGACCTTCGCCCACCTGAATACCCCAGAAAATATGGAGGCCTATTTGAACGAAGCCTTTGACACGGAAAAACTGCGTGGTGAACTGTCCAATCCGGCCTCCTTTTTTTACTTCCTGTATGCCGACGATATCCTCGCCGGGTATCTGAAGGTCAACGAAGTCCCGGCCCAGTCCGATCTGCAGGACGAGCGCTCTTTGGAATTGGAGCGGATCTATATTTCTAAAAACGTTCAGGGAGCCGGTCTGGGACAGTATCTGATGGATCAGGCTGTCCGTTTTGCGGTGCAGCGGGAGAAGGAATACCTTTGGCTGGGCGTTTGGGAAAAGAACGAAAAGGCTCTTGGTTTCTACAGAAAAAATGGCTTCTATGAAATTGGCACCCATACATTTGTAATGGGTGACGATGCCCAGACCGATTACATCATGCGGAAAGATCTGAACGCATGA
- the yaaA gene encoding peroxide stress protein YaaA — protein MRIIISPAKKMNVDTDSLPVRDLPAFLEQTEELCRELQSKSPEELQKLWKCNDQIAALNIERLRQMDLRRNLTPAVLAYEGIQYQYMAPNVFTNQEYDYIQEHLRILSGFYGILRPFDGVTPYRLEMQAKLKIHEAKDLYNYWNNQLADHIFAGTDCVINLASKEYSICVSKYLHPGIRFITCVFGEEKDGKIIEKGTMCKMARGEMVRYMAEHQIENPEDIRTFDRLDYAFNSERSDEETYVFVKSSKKM, from the coding sequence ATGAGAATTATCATTTCCCCAGCCAAGAAAATGAACGTAGACACGGACAGCTTGCCTGTCCGCGATCTGCCTGCCTTTTTGGAGCAGACCGAGGAGCTTTGCCGGGAATTGCAGAGCAAGTCCCCGGAGGAGCTGCAAAAGCTCTGGAAGTGCAATGACCAGATCGCCGCGCTGAACATCGAGCGCCTGCGGCAGATGGATCTGCGCCGCAATCTGACCCCAGCTGTACTGGCCTATGAGGGCATTCAGTACCAGTACATGGCACCTAATGTCTTTACCAATCAAGAATATGATTACATACAGGAGCACTTGCGCATCCTCTCCGGCTTTTACGGCATTCTGCGTCCCTTTGACGGCGTGACGCCCTATCGTCTGGAGATGCAGGCAAAGCTGAAAATCCACGAAGCAAAAGACCTTTACAACTATTGGAACAATCAACTTGCAGATCATATTTTTGCGGGAACAGACTGTGTGATCAATCTCGCCTCCAAGGAGTACAGCATCTGCGTCTCCAAATATCTGCACCCCGGTATCCGCTTCATCACCTGCGTGTTTGGAGAGGAAAAGGACGGAAAAATCATCGAAAAAGGCACCATGTGCAAGATGGCCCGGGGCGAGATGGTGCGCTATATGGCGGAGCATCAAATCGAAAATCCGGAGGATATCCGCACTTTTGACCGTCTGGACTATGCATTCAATTCCGAGCGCTCTGACGAGGAAACCTATGTATTTGTAAAGAGCAGCAAGAAGATGTGA
- a CDS encoding EFR1 family ferrodoxin (N-terminal region resembles flavodoxins. C-terminal ferrodoxin region binds two 4Fe-4S clusters.) has protein sequence MIVYFSGTGNSRFAAEFLSKQLNDELLDTGRHMKAGEKDTLHSDRPWVFVAPIYAWRMANVLADYIRSAELTGSKDAYFVLTCGGEIGNAGQYAAQLCKEIGLNYKGVLEVVMPENYITMFNAPGEEESRAIVAKAKPVLEQGGELIRKGKDLPAHKVGLLDKLKSGPINEGFYKFYVKADAFLATDACTGCGVCVEACPLNNIRLSDGKPVWNKHCTHCMACICGCPTAAIEYGKRSKGKPRYQCPKDEIL, from the coding sequence ATGATCGTTTACTTTTCCGGAACCGGCAACAGCCGCTTTGCAGCGGAGTTTCTGTCCAAACAACTGAATGATGAGCTTCTGGATACAGGCCGGCACATGAAAGCAGGGGAGAAGGATACCCTTCATTCTGACCGTCCCTGGGTGTTTGTGGCTCCAATCTACGCATGGCGGATGGCCAATGTATTGGCGGACTATATTCGTTCTGCGGAACTGACCGGCAGCAAGGACGCCTATTTCGTCCTCACCTGCGGCGGTGAGATTGGCAACGCCGGGCAGTATGCCGCCCAGCTGTGCAAGGAGATCGGACTGAACTACAAAGGCGTTCTGGAAGTGGTGATGCCGGAGAACTACATTACCATGTTCAACGCTCCCGGTGAGGAGGAGTCCCGCGCCATCGTTGCCAAGGCAAAGCCCGTTCTGGAGCAGGGCGGCGAGCTCATCCGGAAGGGGAAAGACCTCCCGGCTCATAAAGTTGGCCTGTTGGACAAGCTGAAAAGCGGCCCCATCAACGAGGGCTTCTATAAATTCTACGTGAAGGCAGATGCTTTCTTAGCAACTGACGCCTGTACCGGCTGCGGTGTCTGTGTGGAGGCCTGTCCGCTGAACAACATCCGCTTGAGCGACGGCAAGCCTGTCTGGAACAAGCACTGCACCCACTGCATGGCCTGTATCTGCGGCTGTCCCACCGCGGCCATTGAATACGGCAAGAGAAGCAAAGGAAAGCCCCGCTATCAGTGCCCAAAGGATGAAATCCTATGA
- a CDS encoding rhodanese-like domain-containing protein encodes MKRIVFLILAMLLVLTGCGGTTVESSYQQITQEEAKEMMDTQEVVILDVREQDEFDAGHIPGAVLLPVGTITEDTAAAVIDDLDTVVLVYCRSGNRSKTASQALADLGYTNVYEFGGINSWPYEIEE; translated from the coding sequence ATGAAGCGTATTGTATTTCTGATTTTAGCCATGCTGTTGGTATTGACCGGATGCGGAGGAACGACTGTGGAGAGCAGCTATCAGCAGATTACGCAGGAAGAAGCCAAGGAGATGATGGACACGCAGGAGGTTGTGATCCTGGATGTCCGGGAACAGGATGAGTTTGACGCCGGACATATTCCCGGCGCTGTTCTGCTGCCTGTGGGTACCATCACCGAGGACACCGCAGCCGCTGTGATCGACGATCTGGACACGGTGGTTCTGGTGTACTGTCGCAGCGGAAACCGCAGTAAAACAGCCTCACAGGCCCTTGCAGATCTTGGCTATACCAATGTCTATGAATTCGGCGGTATCAATAGCTGGCCCTACGAAATCGAGGAGTAA
- the bcp gene encoding thioredoxin-dependent thiol peroxidase, translating to MLEVGMKAPDFTLLDKRGNSVSLSDFLGKKVVLYFYPKDNTPGCTRQACAFAQNHSNFEDKNVVVIGISKDSVASHLKFAEKYELPFVLLSDPELQAIQAYGVWQEKKLYGKVSMGVVRSTYLIDEQGMIEKVMPKVKPDTNAAETLAYLNGEG from the coding sequence ATGTTGGAAGTTGGCATGAAAGCCCCTGATTTTACACTTTTGGACAAGCGCGGCAACAGCGTCAGCCTGTCTGATTTCCTGGGAAAGAAAGTGGTGCTGTATTTCTATCCCAAGGATAATACCCCCGGCTGCACCCGTCAGGCCTGCGCCTTTGCACAGAACCACAGCAATTTTGAGGACAAGAATGTAGTAGTCATCGGCATCAGCAAAGACTCCGTGGCCTCCCATCTGAAATTTGCCGAGAAGTACGAGCTGCCCTTTGTGCTGCTGTCTGACCCGGAGCTGCAGGCCATTCAAGCCTACGGTGTCTGGCAGGAGAAGAAGCTCTACGGCAAGGTGAGCATGGGTGTGGTACGCTCTACCTACCTCATTGATGAGCAGGGTATGATCGAAAAGGTGATGCCCAAGGTCAAGCCGGATACCAACGCCGCTGAAACTCTGGCTTATCTGAATGGCGAAGGCTGA
- a CDS encoding dihydrofolate reductase family protein, with protein sequence MNRPYVICHMTTSIDGKVTGEFLSRPNHGGASELYYQINRDYKADAYACGRVTMEGSFTGGWYPDLSGFEPVYSPIDYLVDELTGFYAVAFDPHGRLGWKSNRIIDVDEDPGYDKAQIIEVFTHDVDPRYLTYLQSMGIPYIFAGDTEMDVEEALFKLKSYFGIQTLLLEGGSILDGAFQRAGVVDELSLVVDPVVGGSTDKPLFMSSVVEEYRLAEVKNHDGILWLNYKK encoded by the coding sequence ATGAACCGCCCCTACGTCATCTGCCACATGACCACATCCATTGACGGAAAGGTCACCGGCGAATTTTTGAGCCGTCCCAATCACGGAGGCGCAAGCGAACTCTATTACCAAATCAACCGTGACTACAAAGCGGATGCTTACGCCTGCGGCCGTGTTACCATGGAAGGGAGCTTTACCGGCGGTTGGTATCCGGATCTGAGCGGATTTGAGCCTGTTTACAGCCCTATAGACTATCTGGTGGACGAATTGACCGGATTTTATGCGGTGGCCTTTGACCCGCACGGCAGACTGGGCTGGAAGTCCAACCGCATTATCGATGTGGATGAGGATCCCGGCTATGACAAGGCCCAGATCATCGAGGTTTTCACCCACGATGTGGACCCGCGTTATCTGACCTATCTGCAGTCCATGGGAATTCCCTACATCTTCGCCGGAGATACCGAGATGGATGTAGAGGAAGCGTTGTTCAAGCTGAAATCCTACTTTGGAATTCAGACCCTTCTGTTGGAGGGCGGCAGCATTCTGGACGGCGCATTTCAGCGGGCCGGTGTTGTGGACGAGCTGAGCCTTGTGGTCGACCCCGTTGTCGGTGGTTCAACCGACAAGCCGCTGTTTATGAGCAGCGTAGTCGAAGAATACCGTCTGGCAGAAGTCAAAAACCATGACGGCATCCTATGGCTGAATTACAAAAAATAA
- a CDS encoding MmcQ/YjbR family DNA-binding protein, which produces MGDYSITSRLDFETYIAEAFSVTGEHPWDRYPSHQVFQHTGNKKWFALTMDIPKKNLEIADDGTISVVNLKCDTRLIGSFRMEPGIYPAWHMNKAHWITVALDGSVGDEKLKFLLDMSYELTKK; this is translated from the coding sequence GTGGGCGATTACTCAATCACGAGCAGACTGGATTTTGAGACATATATTGCAGAAGCTTTTAGCGTTACCGGAGAGCATCCCTGGGACAGATATCCAAGCCATCAGGTATTCCAGCACACCGGGAACAAAAAGTGGTTCGCTTTGACCATGGATATCCCCAAAAAGAATCTTGAGATCGCAGACGATGGTACGATCAGCGTTGTGAATCTGAAATGTGATACGCGGCTGATTGGTTCATTCCGTATGGAGCCTGGGATCTACCCCGCTTGGCACATGAATAAGGCCCACTGGATCACGGTGGCATTAGATGGTAGTGTCGGCGACGAAAAACTGAAGTTTCTGTTGGACATGAGTTATGAATTGACGAAGAAATGA
- a CDS encoding YkvA family protein: MNIKERAASLKRDIPAVFLALKARETPLLTKILAFLTVAYALSPIDLIPDFVPVLGYLDDLIILPALVFLTCKLIPREIFAAYQKQAEGMWQNGKPKKWYYAVPIVLIWALILYWIITKLV; the protein is encoded by the coding sequence ATGAACATCAAAGAACGGGCAGCTTCCTTGAAGCGAGATATTCCGGCTGTCTTTCTGGCGCTGAAAGCGAGAGAAACACCTTTATTGACGAAAATCCTTGCCTTTTTGACTGTGGCGTATGCGCTGTCACCCATTGACCTGATCCCGGATTTTGTGCCGGTGCTTGGGTATCTGGATGACTTGATCATCCTGCCTGCGCTGGTGTTTTTGACCTGCAAACTGATTCCACGGGAGATCTTTGCCGCTTATCAGAAACAAGCTGAGGGAATGTGGCAGAACGGCAAGCCGAAAAAATGGTACTATGCGGTTCCTATTGTGCTGATTTGGGCATTGATTCTTTACTGGATCATCACGAAACTTGTGTGA